ACAGTTTCCTTCCCTGGTAGGCCCACCCTACAGCTTGCAACAGAACAAACTATCCtgttaaaacaatgtttttttcccATAGAGAATTAACAAGTAGAGGCAAAACATACCATTTTTTTGCTGAGAAAAAGACTCTCAACAGCCTGACAAGGTGTGGTCTGACTCCTATCTAGGTGAGGTCCTTTAGAAGTTGGTGAGTGACTCCAGTTTCAGCATCCCCTGAGATTCCACTGGCCCAGGTGCTCCCAGGTCACACACTTGTCCTCCAGTAACCTGAGACCTAGGCTAGGCAGTTTGCTTTTCTTGTCTTGAGGTGAAGCAAAGTGGAGGCTGTAGTCTGAGGGAAGACTTTATTGTGGGCAAACCCTTCATCAGGTGGGGGGATTGGTTGCAGCAGTGGGAAGCAGCCCTCTGAAGGTCACTGAAAAAACTGATGACCCCTCAACAGTGGTGCCAGACTGCCACCTGGCAGACCCTGCCAGAGTCCTAAGTGAGTCTGCTGCCTGGGTCAGAGAGAGGGACCAGAACCATTTGTCCCTTGGAAGCGGGGGTTGATGGTGGTTGTGATGGCACTTTTGTAGAGAGGATTGTTGTCCTGTCGGAAAACATtgcaaactgtaaaaaaaatatcAGGCTCTCCCCATTACCTAGTCCTGTGAGGCCAATCTGGAACTTAAGCCAGATCCTAGAAGGCCTAGTTATGCTGCGGGAGGGCCTTTAGTGGGGGAGCCCGTGGCAATAGGACCTGGCCTCACCTGCTTCCAGTTGAGCTGCTGTCTCTCCTTCTCAAAGCGGCTGTACTCGCGGCGATCATAAATTTCCACGGAGAGCCGATAAGCCAGGACTAACCCAAGTCCCACTGCCACAATGCCACCTATGCAGCCCAGTATGATGCCACGGGTGTGATCTGCTCCTTCTGGTGGGGTCAAGGTATAGGAGCTGATCATAGTTACCCAAAGGGTGTCCAGCCTCCCCAACCCTGTCACTGTAAATAGGACCCAACAGAGCCCAGAGTCCTCCTTACTGGGGCATTTGCGGTAGGTTTGCAGCTCTGCTTTAAACCCGACACCTTTACCTTCGTGCACATCCCCAGGTCTGAGGTTCCGCCTACTTACTCTCTTGGGGTCTCACTCTCAGTATGACTCCTGCAGCCACGTTCTCCACCAGGAAGAAGAACAGCTGGTTGTCCAGTGTCCTTTCTTTGCACCAGCCATCATCCAAATTAGGAGCCAAGGCCACCGTCACATTCACACCAGCACAGGCCATACTGCAGTTGGCTGCCAGGGGACCAGTGCCAAAGGCTCCACATTCTGCACAGTCCCTGTCCAGTGAATGCCAATGAGTTCCCATCTGGGCAGCTGTTACTACTAGTCCTCCCCCGACACCCTCAAGGAGAACACACAGGCGGTTCACTGTGCCCCAGCTCCTGAGATAAAGACTCGAGGCCTCACCTGTACCGCTCACATGGTGACTTGCAGCCGAGGCACTGGTCACACAGAGCCCCGTAGTAGCCATCCTGGCACTGGCAACGGTTGCACCTGCAGTGCCCATGCCCGCTGCAGAGCCCTCCTTTGGGACTGACACAGCTGTCCACGTTCTCACTGCACTCACATGCTCTGCCCGTGCGGTTGGCGTGACAGTGACACACTCCACACTGGCAGTGTCCAAAGCCTGGGGACGAGTCGTGCACAAGGTGACCACCACTCTCACACAGCTGGCCCAACATCTCGACTGTGCCAGGCACATCCTGTAACCTTTAAAATTTGCCCTGGGCTCTCCTACCCCTGCTTCCCCCAAGACTCCAAGTACCTCCACAGAGGATGCCCTCATGTCGCTCACAGCTGGCATCATCACACTCGCACAGACGCCCAGAGCTCTGCCCACTGCAGCTGCAGCGTCCACATTGGCACCGTCCCTTCCCGCTGCATAGGGGCCCTGTCCCATTGGGGGCCCGGCAACCAGATTCCAGATCTGGGGACGACAGTTCAGCCTCGGAGCATTCACAGAGCTGACCAAGGCGGCCAGGGGCACAGCTGGGAAAGGAAGGCACagagagagatgggtcagagttTGACCGTCTCTgggccagtggttttcaacctgtggatcgCGACCTTTGAGGCTCAAACAAGCTTTTCACAGGGTTGCTTTAGATCATGGGAAAATACAGATACTTagaattcataacagtatcaaaattacagttgtgaaatagcaacaaaaacaatttatggttggggtcaccacagtatgaggaactattaagggtcacagcatgctggacagtggtggcacatgcctttaatcccagcacttgggaggcagagacaggctgatctctatgagttcgagatcagcctggtctacagagggagttccaggacaggttccaaaggtaCCTGTCttgggtcacagcattaggaaggttgagaaccactgctctaggcctGTGTTCTCAAGGAGGATGGGGATAGAGCAGCTGGAACAAGACTAGGTTATAGTAGTGAACCAAGAGTGAAGGGAGGCAAGAGTGGAAGGATTCAGGTCAAGGTGAAGACCTTGGCATATGCAGGAAGCTTCTTCAAGGCACGGTGCTCAGGTGGAGTCCTGAGGTGTCTGGTACATTCCAAGAGGCAGAAGGCAAAGGAAGGGGACTACAAGGAGAGAGTCGTGGGAGCTAAAGGAGCACAGAGAGTCACCCCTCACCTGCATATCCCACACTGCAGGTCTCCATGGCCGTCACTGCAGTAGGGAGCGCGGGACTGGACGTCACTACAGTTACAGTCACACAGTGTGTGTAACTCCACAGTTAACTcctctgagaagccaagggcccAGAGCCGTAAGAGGTGGGGCTCTGGGAGACACTGAGTGGCTTGAAGAGTGACCCAGAAGTCTACCTGAAGATAGGACCAGACAAAGCTATACACCCTCGTGTGTGCACACCCCTCCTCGTGTACACACACCCCTAAGCCCGCTGATCATGCAGTGAGTTAAAGATGAGTGGAAGGCTACCCCCTCGCCATGGCTGCCCCAAATATTACCGTTTCCCACGTTTATGTATCGCCCCCTGCTAGCTGACTCTTACCGTCTGGTTGACTCGGATGTTACTGCACTGTCCCCGGTTCCCAGCCTCACCCTCCCTCTTTTCAGAACCCCTGCAGTGAGATTCAAAAGAGATGTTGACTCCAGGAGGGAGTGAAGAGTGTTCAAGAGTCACGGTGGATGACAGGCTCtgtggaaaggaagggggaggtcATGTGATGGCAGGCCCCCTGCACCCCACTTTCTACCCTCTTATTCGCTCACAGTTCTGTTTATATCTGGCTTTCTTGCCCCCTGGGGCTCCTCCCGTCCTCCCAGTTAGAAATCATTTCTGAAAGAAGGAGCATCCTGGAATACCCAGGAGCCGAGGCCTCAGCTAGAGCATAGCAGCCTATGCAATGACACTTGTCAGACCCGAACCAGGACACACAGCCTGCATGTAAGATCTAAGACAGACTTTCTCCAGCATGTTTACTCTGAGATGGCCCGCACTGTCTCAAGATTTTTCCCCATTGTTAGGAGATTTGTGTTTggggaccggagagatggctcagcggttaagagcactggttgttttcCCAGAGcaccctggttcaattcctagcacctacatggtggctcacaactgtctgtaactcacaactgtctgtgcaAGGGATCCCACATACAGgcaaacatgtaggcaaaataccaaaaaaaaaaaattgcctttggTGAGGAGTGGTTTGAATGGAGTCTAGTAGGCTAAGCAAGCAGCCACTGGGTTATACAGCTCCAATCATTTCACCAAGATCGAGGACATCCTTGTTGTTATTGAGAAAGTCTCCTGTAGCCTAAACTGACCTTGaaaattcctgatccttctgccaccCAGGTGTGCGATTACAGGCGCGTGACGCCACATCCAGATAATAAGGCCCTTGCTACAGTCAGGCGTGACgttacacatctttaatcccagcactggggaagccaAGGCTGgatctgaggtcaaggccagtctggcttaCACAGGAGACCCAGGAGACCCAGGACTACCCAGAGAGACCctgtatttaagaaaaaaaaagactggagagaagagagaaggctcagaggttaagagcactggcttctcttccagaagtcctgagttcaattcccagcaaccacatggtggctcacaaccatctgtaatgaggtctgatgccagCCTGCAAGCAGCTAGaatactgtgtatataataaaaacactgcatacataataagtaaataagtctttttttaaaaaataggaaaatgtcTAGAGTCTAGAGAAGAAATGAGACTTAAGCCCAAGAAACATTCAAGATCCATGAAATTCTGTTTCTGAATTATTACAAATTTAGGCACACATAGAGCAGTCTTTAGCTTTAGTCCTCCCTGGACCTATTTCCTCCATAAAACAGGGACAGAGTCATGGCTCAGGAAGGGATATAGCTCAGGGACAAGTGTTTGCCTGGCACAAGGAAGGCCATGTGCAAGCCATAGGCAGGCGCTGTGAATGGGTAGAACTCCAAGTGACCATGCCATGCCACCTGAGGACACCTCCCCCGCCCAGCCCTGCAATGCCCACCCTCGCCACTCTCCCCTCACATCATAAGCATCCATGATGAGCTGCACGACATTGCTGGAGTCCTCGCTCAGCTCTCCAACAGCAGACTTGGGAATCAGCTGACTCAGCTCCTGCAAGGaagaggggcggggcgggggagtGGATGAAGCTCTAGGAGAACGGGTTCCAGGTTCCGGGGTCTGGAGAGAGTTGTGTGGGAAGACTTGGGGGGATGGAATGGGCTAGGAGGTCTTTCCCCAGAGCCCTCACCTGGTAAACAGGCAGCGTCGTGCCAGTAACAGCAAAAATGGGCTGGATGTTCGCTGCAGTGAGGGCCTGGGCTACTTGCCCCACAGAGGGGTAGTCCTGAGGTAGAGAAGGGGACCAATGGTGACTATAGCTCAAGTCTCCCTTTGGTGTGCCACACtctcagacaaaacaaagcaaacaataaaaagacaggaCCAGTGGAGGAGCCCTGAGGATGGACGGACAGACCACGGAGGTAGACACAAATGACAAGGGTTTCTTGTTGGGGCAGCTGGGGACAGGACACTCTCCAGATGAGGAGGAGGACTGGGGCAAGGGGGAACTCACAAACTCTGTGCTGTGGACGTAGACACCATTGCTGTCCAGATGGCAGCGCCCATCACTGGGCATGAAAACGCCACCCAGTTTCCCATCCCCAGCTGTGTGGAATGTATCGTCTGAAGTGAACACCAGAAGTCGAGACACATTTCTCCAGCCAATCTGCTCCTGACGGGGAAGGAGGCAACCTGTGAAACTGGGCATGGTACTTGTttgtccttccccctcctctgatTCCCTGCTCCAAGCTCTCTGAACCCCCTCCCCAAACAAGTCTGCAGTTAGTGGAGGCCCTCTTGTGAATTAGGAAAAGTGCCTCTTCCTCAAGATAAGTAAACTACCCAGATGACGCCGAGATCACCATGCGGTGAGATGCTCTGAGTGTCCCCTCTGATTGCAGACCCTCACAGTTCCAGCCCCAGACAGCTCCTGCCTCTCAGATCCCCTCCCCCGTTTCCTCACCTGGCAGAGGGCAGCCTGCAAAATGGCATCAAAGCCGCCTTCAGGTGAGTCCAGGTTGCCAGAGACATTCTGGCGCCCCACCTCTCTCTCAAAGGCTTGAGCGTCCCCAGTGAGGGACAGCACATGGTGGAAGCTGAAGGGTGGCTGGCAGCGCTCCAGCCGGTTGGGGCACGGGTGGCGAAGCTTGGAGGGCACTGTGCTGACAAAGGGCAGCACTGTTTTGTCCACGAAGGAGCCAAAACCTGGGCAGAAGGAACCAAAGGTCACAAGGCACCGGCAGTATTGAAGACCCTGCTAAATACACAGACAGGAGGACACACCTAGAAGGCAGGGACCTGGAACCTGGCAAGGGCAAAACTGTGGCACCCTCAGCTCAAGGAGGTGCAGATGGAGGAGATGAAGAGGAGGACCCAACAGGGGCAAACCAGTTCCTGGACGGTAAGGAAGCCAGGATCAAGGGTGTGGAGCAAGAGGTGAGCTTTTgagcaaagagaataaaaaaaaaaaaaaaacaatcattacAGAATGCGATATGGGAACACTGCATCTAGGTTGTCTAAAAGGCACTGGGTTGAGTCAGTAGCTTAAGGACAATGTCCTGTCCAGATTGGCTGCTGTCTGAACGTCTCTTAGATTCTGAACCTCAGCTAGCCCTCTGTACAGCAAGGGGTTCTCTTACTGTTCAATCCGAAATCCCCTCAAGCTTAAACCTCAATGAGTGTCCCTTGGGAGAAGTGTCAAGATCCAAAATCTGATCAGGTTTAACACTGTGAGAGTCTAAGGCGATGGCGGAAGCTAAAAGCAGCGACCAGGGCTGGTAGGCTCGTGAATGCACGCTCACCTATGCGCACAGAATGGGTGACCTCCTGCAACCGGACCAGCAGGGCGTGCCCGAGCTGGCGCACGCGTTCCAAGTCGTCCTTCATTGAGTAGCTCAGATCCATAAGGTAGTACAGGTCCACCGGATATCCCGCAGCTCGCAGGAAGCGGACCCGGAGTTTCTGTGGCTCCCCTGATGGAGAAAGGCGAGGCTCGACTTAGGAGCCCTGTGCATTTGAGGCCCAGCCCAGACTTCCATCACCACGCGCCATCCAAAACCCACCTGGTCGCAGCGTGACTCGGATCCGCTGCGGTGCCAGCTGGGTGGCCCCCTCGCCACGGTCTCCCTGACTGAGCGGCTTGTCCTCCAGCACCTCCTGGTGGCCGCGCggctcctccagctcctgcacGGGGCACCCGCGGGCCAGCAACTCCTCTCGCTGTGCGCAACGCCTTGACTCTGCCTCTCCGGAGGCGGTAAAGTTCTGTGCCCGAGAAGGAGGTGCATtggaaccccagcacccacagccccTCAGCTCGACTACCAACACACCCTGAAAACACTGCCCTTTGCCCTGTCCACCCCGTTCTATTCTCTTCCCTGAGCCCTGATTTATTCTCACCGCACACTTACCTCCACAGCTACTGTGGAACAtagtcctttcttcttccccagctCCCCACTTCCTGTAgttcccccacacacatacctccatcccccacccagtCTCTCCACTCAACTCCCCTTTCCCGCAGGCACCCATCTATCCCCTCTCCTTTGAACCACAGACTTCCTGTCGAGATCTCAGAGACCTCAAGGCTACAGAAACTGGACTTGGTAGTTCAACTTCCCCAAAGTCAAATGGGAAGGGAATGAGTCACACCCAATTTCTGGAGGAGGATAGGAACAGAAAGAGGCATgcacgcgaacacacacacacacacacacacacacacacacacacacactcgcgtgCGTGCTCGTTGTCTGGTACCCTGCACTGACTGGGAAGCCACAGGGGAAGGAAATGGTTAGCGTGGCTTCTCAGTGGGCATGGGTGCCAGCCCCTAGTCTCGGGACTGGAGGAGGCAGACACAGTCCAGCCGCTGTCCTAAGAGCCTCATCTCCCAAGCCACCTGCCTCCAATAGAATCTATGTCTTCCAGCTTCACTATCGCCAGTTTCTTAGGCTCTCTCCGCTTTAAACATGGCTACCTATTGAGTGGGCCCTACCTCTCACCAAAGCCTGCACTGATCTAACCCCATCTTCCTGTGAGAGACACTGTTGTTCCTGAGCCTCTAAAGCTCCTCTTGAAGGCACCAACAAAGAGCAGCTTTGTTAGACCAGCAAGGAATACacacttcccagcatcctttgctCCCACTGGCCTCCTCCCACCTTAAGTCCACAGGTTTTTGGAAACCttcactttcttcattcttcagGCCAAGTTGCAGCTGGAACATAACAATCTGCGCGCCCTGAGACGGACTCAGAAGCCCCATCATGCACTTGCTGCTATGAACTGGATTCTCTCTCCAGAAttccatgtttatttatttacttcctgagacagagtcttactgtgtagccttgactgtcctagaactgtctttgaagactaggctggttttgaactcccaGACAACCACCTACTTCTGCGTttgcaagtgctggaattaaaggcatgcaccgctaTCTCAAACCtgtgtttaattcttttttgttttgttttgttttttgaatgcCCCAGTCTCTCAAATCACAATGACTATGTTTCTGTTATTTAAGACATTTAGTTAGGGCTGGAGttaggctcagcagttaagagttgttcttccagaggtcctaaactcaattcctagcaaccacgaTGGCTCacaccatccgtaatgagatctggtgccctcttctggtctgcaggcacacatgcaggtagGACAGTctacaataattaataaatacttttttttaaaggcattcaGTCAATGACATTTTGTCGCAGAACACTTAGCTGGCCAATACATACATAAGCATGAATTCTCATGGGTCAGAGATTCTTTCACATATGTACAGAAGCTGGCATACGCATGAGTCACATCCACATTGGAGTACACTGTACCCAAATCCAATCACCCATGAGACTGAAGAGTATATCCAGAAAGATCACAGCTAtgccacacaacacacatgtatttacaggctgtacaagcacatacacacgGTTCAAGGGCCAGGGACACATCCTTACCAACTGCTTGCACCACGCACAGCTGGGATGTGAGAGGATGCACTTCTGGCAGgaaggagctggctggcaggatcCCGGCAGGGACAGGTCAGCGTGCTCCCATTCTACGGCCCCCTTCACAGATGCAGTCTTGGTGTCTGACTCAGTCTCACCTCCACACAGAACCagcaggagaatgagaacagCGGGTGAATCCACCATGGTCTATATAGAAAGACAGACACGTGCGTGAGTCCTTGGGGAGGGCTTGGCTTGTGGTTGCCCTGTTGAACTCAGCTCCGCATCTCTCCTCAGAGTTTCACATCCCCTATAGATTCAGCAGCTTTTTCAAAATGGTGGGGTGACAGTGCCGAAGCAGGAAAGGGTCTCAGGCCTGTGTTCCTCTGTATAGACTTCAGGTACCCAGGGTGGACAGAGCTACagagacaactcagtggttaCGGGCACTGGGTACTCATCAGGAGGACGCCCTCCCATCCAGGGTTCCACTCCCAGACCCACATGGcatgcagctcacaactttctgtagctcccgttccaggggatccgacacacTCTTTGGCCTCCAAAAGCAccgggcacacatgtggtgcacagacatacatacagtaaGAACACCTAGAGTCATAAAATGGGGGTGAGGGCAGAATACACAATTTTTCTCGAGAGCTCACGCACTATTTCCATCTTACTTCAGGCAGATTTCAGCAACCCGTAACTCCATTTTCAGGGCATcggacacctctggcctccataagcctcgtgtgcacacacccacacacatgtgcacatacatacacattttttaaagccagaagtagtagcacttgggaggcagaggcagggagatctctgtgagtttgatgttaGCCTGATCTTCTTTGAAGCAAGTTCCAGAGAAGGCAGGGCTATGTGGGAGACCTCTctcaaaaaggaagag
The Microtus pennsylvanicus isolate mMicPen1 chromosome 2, mMicPen1.hap1, whole genome shotgun sequence DNA segment above includes these coding regions:
- the Itgb7 gene encoding integrin beta-7 isoform X2, which translates into the protein MVDSPAVLILLLVLCGGETESDTKTASVKGAVEWEHADLSLPGSCQPAPSCQKCILSHPSCAWCKQLNFTASGEAESRRCAQREELLARGCPVQELEEPRGHQEVLEDKPLSQGDRGEGATQLAPQRIRVTLRPGEPQKLRVRFLRAAGYPVDLYYLMDLSYSMKDDLERVRQLGHALLVRLQEVTHSVRIGFGSFVDKTVLPFVSTVPSKLRHPCPNRLERCQPPFSFHHVLSLTGDAQAFEREVGRQNVSGNLDSPEGGFDAILQAALCQEQIGWRNVSRLLVFTSDDTFHTAGDGKLGGVFMPSDGRCHLDSNGVYVHSTEFDYPSVGQVAQALTAANIQPIFAVTGTTLPVYQELSQLIPKSAVGELSEDSSNVVQLIMDAYDSLSSTVTLEHSSLPPGVNISFESHCRGSEKREGEAGNRGQCSNIRVNQTVDFWVTLQATQCLPEPHLLRLWALGFSEELTVELHTLCDCNCSDVQSRAPYCSDGHGDLQCGICSCAPGRLGQLCECSEAELSSPDLESGCRAPNGTGPLCSGKGRCQCGRCSCSGQSSGRLCECDDASCERHEGILCGGFGHCQCGVCHCHANRTGRACECSENVDSCVSPKGGLCSGHGHCRCNRCQCQDGYYGALCDQCLGCKSPCERYRDCAECGAFGTGPLAANCSMACAGVNVTVALAPNLDDGWCKERTLDNQLFFFLVENVAAGVILRVRPQEKGADHTRGIILGCIGGIVAVGLGLVLAYRLSVEIYDRREYSRFEKERQQLNWKQDNNPLYKSAITTTINPRFQGTNGSGPSL
- the Itgb7 gene encoding integrin beta-7 isoform X1; this translates as MSPPPQGVSLPPLQPLDLYTKAAATATTRGRAAPKAPTMVDSPAVLILLLVLCGGETESDTKTASVKGAVEWEHADLSLPGSCQPAPSCQKCILSHPSCAWCKQLNFTASGEAESRRCAQREELLARGCPVQELEEPRGHQEVLEDKPLSQGDRGEGATQLAPQRIRVTLRPGEPQKLRVRFLRAAGYPVDLYYLMDLSYSMKDDLERVRQLGHALLVRLQEVTHSVRIGFGSFVDKTVLPFVSTVPSKLRHPCPNRLERCQPPFSFHHVLSLTGDAQAFEREVGRQNVSGNLDSPEGGFDAILQAALCQEQIGWRNVSRLLVFTSDDTFHTAGDGKLGGVFMPSDGRCHLDSNGVYVHSTEFDYPSVGQVAQALTAANIQPIFAVTGTTLPVYQELSQLIPKSAVGELSEDSSNVVQLIMDAYDSLSSTVTLEHSSLPPGVNISFESHCRGSEKREGEAGNRGQCSNIRVNQTVDFWVTLQATQCLPEPHLLRLWALGFSEELTVELHTLCDCNCSDVQSRAPYCSDGHGDLQCGICSCAPGRLGQLCECSEAELSSPDLESGCRAPNGTGPLCSGKGRCQCGRCSCSGQSSGRLCECDDASCERHEGILCGGFGHCQCGVCHCHANRTGRACECSENVDSCVSPKGGLCSGHGHCRCNRCQCQDGYYGALCDQCLGCKSPCERYRDCAECGAFGTGPLAANCSMACAGVNVTVALAPNLDDGWCKERTLDNQLFFFLVENVAAGVILRVRPQEKGADHTRGIILGCIGGIVAVGLGLVLAYRLSVEIYDRREYSRFEKERQQLNWKQDNNPLYKSAITTTINPRFQGTNGSGPSL